Proteins from one Leptonema illini DSM 21528 genomic window:
- a CDS encoding PP2C family protein-serine/threonine phosphatase gives MDHLFFHNFFTVSGLNYVIFTLFFAGYLLTLRDRTAATRDLIFLFTIISSMALAYFLAYLIPRPIFAYHRWISVAVSLYGTSHVSLFLLNYPEPIWPRFRKIYFWSTFVISSIVTLAFVYQSLSAPKVYEFDGHYYDVDLPVLGRIVGAVILLYVLFFVITGVIRIVRAKKRFPLVVMLLAFLFIVFVPGIFNLLNRLNLLDREVFQTIWNISGVAGAFVFLVIYVNHMTERTTLLMKLYAISLVTVLLILQAVNFHLLRDREGMYDSLQVQKGYRAIVDQTYRSEDLSCIARVNADGTSSVVYEGEAEALPGLCRQSSVQQAAQRVLQRYLNGDSVAAIKATTAEALLPALSGTLNWLQSEKQRHSEAGMDESAHRQQILKDLKKGRNRIRRVRGIIERLPGADLRAEFQKAAETLKSDPFLAARLEAALTGPDDFFKDRSSLLALFPEPLSPGDRGYGLDRQAAAHEDPLDGKYITYFLSSGQQLYQVDFRYEAYRTFLNEGSFVMNNLQLGVTVLIMLGYPIFFLGALLQPLRSLLGGVETVNRGDLNVQVPVKIEDEIGFLTRNFNSMVDSIRTAREELREYADQLEQRVIERTEELQNTLVEVRSLKEVQDGDYFLTSLLLRPLSANHVPEDSPCIVDFVVKQKKQFTFRRWKEEIGGDLCTAHRIVLRGRPYIFAVNADAMGKSIQGAGGALVLGAVIESLVERTKYSELDRELLPEKWLKLAFVELHRVFESFDGSMLVSLIMSLVDEETGFVYFINAEHPLPVLVRDGQASFIEQAEPLRKLGMTGMSGFISIQTISLQIGDTLIFGSDGKDDLVMGEKDGVRIINEDESLFLSIAARTQGNPSQMAQILSEQYELMDDLSLLSIRYQPDSDEHRRRRAVSRQLKENIEAVRSGSIEPHEGIQLLLKGLSEYPENLQLHKQLASLYLKTGQYGRAIIHMEKYLRFRPEDDEMLYRLFLLMKKRNLLARAAEYGEIYHLRHPDDRRVTKELMEVYARLNNKVREEKFRKRLETMQEG, from the coding sequence ATGGATCATCTCTTCTTTCATAATTTCTTCACCGTATCCGGTTTGAACTATGTAATCTTTACTCTGTTCTTCGCCGGGTACCTGCTGACGCTGCGCGATCGCACGGCGGCTACTCGTGATCTGATCTTTCTGTTCACAATCATCTCGTCGATGGCGCTTGCTTACTTCCTGGCCTATCTGATACCGAGGCCCATATTCGCCTATCATCGATGGATCAGTGTCGCCGTTTCTCTTTACGGAACTTCGCATGTCTCGCTTTTCCTTTTGAATTATCCCGAGCCCATCTGGCCGCGCTTTCGCAAGATCTACTTCTGGAGCACGTTTGTAATATCGAGTATCGTAACGCTGGCCTTTGTATATCAATCGCTATCGGCCCCCAAGGTCTATGAGTTTGATGGACATTACTATGATGTCGATCTGCCCGTTCTCGGGCGTATTGTCGGCGCTGTCATCCTGCTTTATGTTCTGTTCTTTGTCATAACAGGCGTCATTCGTATCGTGCGTGCGAAGAAGCGATTTCCGCTTGTTGTGATGCTCTTAGCCTTCCTCTTCATCGTCTTTGTACCGGGCATCTTCAATCTGCTGAACCGGTTGAACCTTCTCGATAGAGAGGTCTTTCAAACGATCTGGAATATCTCGGGCGTGGCCGGGGCCTTTGTCTTTCTCGTAATATATGTGAATCACATGACGGAGCGTACGACGCTTCTGATGAAGCTCTATGCCATATCGCTTGTAACCGTGCTCTTGATTCTACAAGCCGTGAACTTTCATCTTCTGCGGGATCGCGAAGGCATGTACGACTCTCTTCAAGTTCAAAAGGGGTATCGCGCCATCGTTGATCAGACGTATAGATCAGAAGACCTCAGCTGCATAGCGAGGGTGAATGCCGACGGCACTTCCTCCGTCGTTTATGAAGGCGAGGCCGAAGCGCTTCCGGGGCTGTGCAGACAGTCGTCCGTGCAGCAAGCAGCACAGAGAGTTTTACAGAGGTACCTGAACGGCGATTCCGTGGCCGCGATAAAGGCAACGACCGCCGAAGCGCTGCTTCCGGCACTGTCGGGCACTCTGAACTGGCTGCAGAGCGAGAAGCAGAGGCATTCAGAGGCCGGAATGGATGAATCCGCTCATCGTCAGCAGATCCTTAAAGATCTGAAAAAAGGACGAAATCGTATTCGTCGTGTTCGTGGAATCATCGAACGCTTGCCTGGCGCTGATCTGCGCGCTGAGTTTCAGAAGGCGGCCGAGACTCTGAAATCCGATCCGTTTCTTGCTGCTCGCCTGGAGGCAGCCCTGACGGGGCCTGATGATTTCTTCAAAGATCGCAGCTCATTGCTTGCTCTTTTCCCGGAGCCTTTATCGCCCGGTGATCGAGGCTACGGTCTTGATCGACAGGCCGCCGCACATGAGGATCCTCTCGACGGAAAATACATCACGTACTTCCTTTCCTCGGGCCAGCAGCTTTATCAGGTGGATTTTCGTTATGAGGCTTATCGAACCTTCTTGAACGAAGGATCTTTCGTGATGAACAATCTACAATTAGGGGTGACCGTTCTTATCATGCTGGGGTATCCGATCTTTTTTCTTGGAGCTCTGCTGCAACCGCTGCGTTCGCTTCTTGGCGGCGTGGAGACCGTCAACCGGGGCGATCTGAACGTTCAGGTGCCCGTTAAAATCGAAGATGAGATCGGATTCCTGACGCGAAACTTTAATAGCATGGTCGACAGCATCCGAACGGCAAGAGAGGAATTGCGTGAGTATGCCGATCAGCTTGAACAGCGCGTGATCGAGCGCACAGAGGAGCTACAGAACACGCTTGTCGAGGTTCGCAGCCTGAAAGAGGTTCAGGACGGCGACTATTTTCTTACCTCGCTTCTTCTGCGTCCGCTTTCTGCGAACCATGTGCCCGAAGATAGCCCATGCATCGTCGACTTTGTCGTGAAGCAGAAGAAGCAGTTTACGTTTCGGCGCTGGAAAGAAGAGATCGGCGGCGACCTGTGTACGGCGCACCGAATCGTTCTGCGCGGTCGCCCTTACATCTTCGCCGTCAACGCCGATGCCATGGGAAAATCCATTCAGGGAGCAGGCGGGGCCCTTGTTCTTGGAGCCGTCATCGAATCCCTTGTCGAACGGACAAAGTACTCCGAGCTGGACCGCGAGCTTCTGCCTGAGAAGTGGTTAAAGCTGGCCTTTGTGGAATTGCATCGCGTCTTCGAGAGCTTTGACGGATCGATGCTGGTCTCGCTCATCATGAGTCTCGTCGATGAAGAGACGGGATTCGTCTATTTCATCAACGCCGAACATCCTCTTCCTGTGCTTGTGCGCGACGGACAGGCCTCGTTTATAGAGCAGGCCGAACCGCTTCGCAAGCTGGGAATGACGGGCATGAGCGGATTCATTTCTATACAGACGATCTCGCTGCAGATAGGAGATACGCTGATATTCGGATCGGATGGCAAAGACGACCTTGTCATGGGCGAGAAAGACGGAGTGCGCATCATCAACGAAGATGAAAGCCTCTTCTTGAGCATCGCTGCCAGGACGCAGGGCAACCCTTCTCAGATGGCTCAGATTCTCTCTGAGCAGTATGAGTTGATGGATGACCTCTCTCTTCTATCGATTCGATATCAGCCCGATTCCGATGAGCACCGTCGTCGTCGCGCCGTTTCGCGTCAGCTGAAAGAGAATATTGAAGCCGTGCGTAGCGGTTCGATTGAGCCGCATGAAGGTATTCAGCTGCTGTTAAAAGGCCTGTCGGAGTATCCCGAGAATCTACAGCTGCACAAGCAGCTGGCCTCGCTCTATCTGAAAACCGGGCAGTACGGTCGAGCCATCATCCACATGGAGAAGTATCTGCGCTTCAGGCCCGAAGACGACGAGATGCTATACCGGCTCTTCTTGCTTATGAAGAAGCGCAACCTGCTTGCCCGAGCCGCCGAATACGGCGAGATCTATCACCTTCGTCATCCTGATGATCGTCGCGTCACAAAGGAGCTCATGGAGGTCTATGCACGCCTGAACAACAAGGTGCGCGAAGAGAAGTTCCGCAAACGACTGGAGACGATGCAGGAGGGCTGA
- a CDS encoding UbiD family decarboxylase — protein MAYRSTFDAVQDLEKNGHLVRIQDEVDPDLEMAAIHRRVFERGGPALLFENVKGSSFPAASNLFGTLDRARFLFRRSLEDVKSLIAVRAHPPTLFKQPSLLFRLPFAAMKALPQRSIFGNSFAPVMANQTTIDRLPAPRSWPLDGGPFITLPQVYTEDPDRPGVLSSNMGMYRVQLSGNQYEANNQIGLHYQIHRGIGVHHQKAIAAGKPLRVSIFVGGPPAHSVAAVMPLPEGLPETAFAGALAGRRFRHTSYQGYRIASDADFCIVGTVEDFTLPEGPFGDHLGYYSLQHEFPALRVEAVFHRKNAIWPFTVVSRPPAEDTIFGALIHELTGPMVPVSLPGLRAMHAVDAAGVHPLLLALGSERYTPFDKDEKPREILTIANAVLGFGQASLAKYLMIAAGDAPDPHHAEQFFDYCLERLDFSRDLHFQTGTTIDTLDYSGTGLNEGSKLVLACYGRPLRTLATELPTQLRENVAGTGWRWAFVRPGVVALATEPSLRAREEDDPTLIPLTGRLEALEREHPAAFAGVAMIVLCDDPTFTAASFNNFVWVTFTRSNPAQDVHGLHAFSKARHWGCRGPLLIDARIKRHMAPPLEEDARTIERAERHFRKGAALERWG, from the coding sequence ATGGCCTATCGCTCCACCTTCGACGCCGTTCAGGATCTTGAGAAAAACGGACATCTCGTCCGCATTCAGGATGAGGTCGATCCCGATCTTGAGATGGCGGCCATCCATCGACGCGTATTCGAGCGCGGTGGACCGGCGCTGCTGTTCGAAAACGTTAAAGGCTCTTCTTTTCCCGCTGCGTCCAATCTATTTGGCACGCTCGATCGCGCACGCTTCCTTTTTCGTCGAAGCCTTGAAGACGTGAAGTCGCTCATCGCCGTACGCGCTCATCCGCCGACGCTTTTCAAGCAGCCCTCTCTTTTATTCAGGCTGCCCTTTGCAGCGATGAAAGCCCTTCCTCAACGAAGCATTTTTGGTAACTCTTTTGCGCCCGTAATGGCGAATCAAACGACGATCGATCGTCTTCCGGCGCCGCGCTCCTGGCCTCTGGACGGGGGGCCGTTCATCACGCTGCCTCAGGTTTATACAGAGGATCCCGATCGTCCCGGCGTTCTCTCGTCGAACATGGGTATGTATCGGGTACAGCTTTCGGGCAACCAATACGAAGCGAACAACCAGATCGGACTTCACTATCAGATTCATCGCGGCATCGGCGTTCATCATCAGAAGGCGATCGCCGCGGGAAAGCCGCTTCGTGTGAGCATCTTCGTCGGCGGACCGCCGGCGCATTCCGTGGCCGCCGTCATGCCTCTTCCCGAAGGGTTACCCGAAACGGCCTTCGCCGGCGCTCTTGCCGGCCGGCGATTTCGTCATACGTCGTATCAGGGTTACCGTATCGCCTCGGATGCCGATTTCTGCATCGTCGGTACGGTTGAAGACTTCACGCTGCCTGAAGGCCCGTTCGGAGACCATCTTGGCTATTACAGCCTGCAGCATGAGTTTCCCGCTCTCAGGGTAGAGGCCGTCTTTCACAGAAAAAACGCCATCTGGCCTTTTACCGTCGTCAGCCGCCCTCCGGCCGAAGACACGATTTTCGGCGCCTTGATTCACGAGTTAACAGGGCCGATGGTGCCGGTCAGTCTGCCCGGTCTGCGTGCGATGCATGCGGTCGACGCTGCAGGCGTGCATCCGCTTTTGCTTGCCCTGGGCAGCGAGCGTTATACGCCCTTTGATAAAGACGAGAAGCCGCGAGAGATACTCACGATTGCCAATGCCGTGCTCGGTTTCGGGCAGGCCTCGCTTGCAAAATACCTGATGATCGCCGCCGGCGATGCGCCCGATCCTCATCATGCCGAGCAGTTCTTTGATTACTGCCTTGAACGACTCGATTTCAGCCGCGATCTGCATTTCCAGACGGGCACAACGATCGATACGCTCGACTATTCGGGTACGGGGCTGAACGAAGGATCAAAGCTCGTGCTGGCCTGTTATGGCAGGCCTCTGCGTACGCTTGCTACGGAGCTGCCGACGCAGCTGCGCGAGAATGTGGCAGGCACCGGATGGCGATGGGCCTTTGTGCGTCCCGGCGTCGTTGCCCTGGCCACCGAACCGTCGCTTCGCGCGCGCGAAGAGGATGATCCGACGTTGATACCGCTTACTGGCAGGCTTGAGGCTCTTGAAAGAGAGCACCCTGCCGCCTTTGCCGGCGTGGCGATGATCGTGCTCTGCGATGATCCGACGTTTACGGCCGCTTCGTTTAACAATTTCGTCTGGGTAACGTTTACGCGGTCGAATCCGGCGCAGGATGTGCACGGACTTCATGCCTTCTCAAAGGCCCGTCACTGGGGCTGCCGCGGACCTCTGCTGATCGATGCGCGCATAAAAAGACACATGGCTCCGCCTCTTGAAGAGGATGCAAGGACCATCGAACGTGCGGAGCGACACTTCAGGAAAGGCGCAGCTCTCGAACGCTGGGGCTGA
- a CDS encoding methyl-accepting chemotaxis protein, with product MTSFKNLKINAKILVSNLISMAFLLLVAGYGFYQLNASINALQDIYENRIIPLKQMNIVSRDLMQIRVNMLTEMIALQEGDKAEIRRRIDDTDRLKKEMEEQLAAFEKTVLTEEEARRYADYRSTEKAGAEIRGRFRDAILRGQEEEASRLSVQWRDNYRQMRDHINRLVDIQSEVAQQLYDEEVTRFRITIVVFTVIIALSVVAALTILTLMRRYISTPLQNAVDRVRDLAEGEGDLTKRLEVNSTDEVGDMAKWINQFIGNIHDIVKEMSSNTNDVKASAGSLTGASQNLSAGMEEMSVQSRNISAAATQMNQNFQVISSSVEELSTSVGEVARNASDASKIAREADKTANETNQKIKQLGVDAQEIGKVVEAIQGIASQTNLLALNAAIEAAGAGDAGKGFAVVASEVKELARQAAEASDEIKTRIEAIQNSTEMAVESISMITSVISKINEFSTSIASSVEEQSITAKEIAGNVNQSAQASSDVVQNITGISTATQDGAKNAQSLSGLATQLDTLSSRLGQIVSRFRI from the coding sequence ATGACATCGTTTAAGAACCTGAAGATCAACGCCAAGATCCTCGTCAGCAACCTGATTTCTATGGCCTTTCTGCTGCTTGTCGCAGGTTACGGCTTCTATCAACTGAATGCTTCTATAAATGCTCTCCAGGACATCTATGAGAACCGGATCATACCGTTAAAACAGATGAATATCGTTTCGCGAGATCTGATGCAGATTCGTGTAAATATGCTCACGGAAATGATTGCCCTGCAGGAAGGCGATAAGGCCGAGATCCGCAGGCGCATTGACGACACCGATCGTCTCAAGAAGGAGATGGAAGAGCAGCTGGCCGCTTTTGAGAAAACCGTTCTCACAGAAGAAGAGGCCCGCCGTTACGCAGATTATCGGTCGACCGAAAAGGCCGGGGCAGAGATACGTGGGCGTTTTAGAGACGCCATTCTACGAGGTCAGGAGGAAGAGGCCAGCCGATTATCGGTGCAATGGCGCGACAACTACCGACAGATGCGAGATCACATAAATCGCCTCGTTGATATTCAGTCTGAGGTAGCACAGCAGCTGTATGACGAGGAAGTAACGCGTTTCAGAATAACGATTGTCGTCTTTACCGTCATTATCGCTCTGTCAGTGGTGGCCGCTCTGACGATCCTTACGTTGATGCGTCGCTATATCTCGACGCCCCTTCAGAATGCCGTCGACCGTGTACGAGACCTTGCAGAAGGCGAGGGTGATCTGACCAAACGTCTTGAGGTGAACAGCACCGACGAGGTAGGCGATATGGCAAAGTGGATCAACCAGTTCATTGGCAACATCCATGATATCGTAAAAGAGATGTCCTCGAATACAAACGACGTAAAGGCCTCGGCCGGGTCGCTTACAGGCGCCAGCCAGAACCTCTCGGCGGGCATGGAAGAGATGTCGGTGCAGTCGCGCAATATCTCGGCTGCAGCCACACAGATGAATCAGAATTTTCAGGTCATATCGTCTTCGGTCGAAGAACTGTCGACATCTGTCGGTGAAGTCGCTCGTAACGCTTCGGATGCTTCTAAGATCGCGCGTGAGGCGGATAAGACGGCGAACGAGACGAACCAAAAGATCAAGCAGCTGGGTGTCGATGCTCAGGAGATCGGCAAGGTCGTCGAGGCCATTCAGGGCATCGCCAGCCAGACCAATCTGCTTGCCCTGAACGCCGCCATTGAAGCGGCCGGAGCGGGGGATGCAGGGAAGGGCTTTGCTGTCGTCGCTTCTGAGGTTAAAGAACTTGCCCGGCAGGCGGCCGAGGCCTCTGACGAGATTAAAACCCGCATTGAGGCGATTCAGAATTCCACCGAGATGGCCGTTGAGTCTATCTCGATGATTACGTCAGTGATCTCAAAGATCAACGAATTCAGTACCTCCATTGCATCGTCCGTTGAAGAGCAATCGATTACGGCAAAGGAAATCGCCGGTAACGTGAACCAGTCGGCGCAGGCCTCGAGTGACGTTGTACAGAACATCACGGGCATTTCGACGGCAACGCAGGACGGCGCTAAGAACGCGCAGAGCCTTTCGGGACTTGCCACGCAACTCGATACACTTTCGTCGAGACTCGGACAGATCGTCAGTCGTTTTCGCATTTGA